In Chloroflexota bacterium, one DNA window encodes the following:
- a CDS encoding family 10 glycosylhydrolase, whose amino-acid sequence MREGIADCALTAESIYLTDLSRCRPADALSPTPQRKHWRTLSYTAGGFDGVMLLAGPETAAPDIHVPLDVDGWHSVSIGVMPARTVEEGGGLELEVRLSDETVPTLLKLPPDRRTPESLVEMYWKAADLTGRTLVLGQVTARMAPGDGPGSVQCGAARVAYVKLVPLGASEIASVEADHARRDTRRLFAHQDANGPLGLWRLTSARDIQREIEPYRDTDFSRLYWEVGRGDLMFSHTELGREATFDGLGDFARVFDRLHVESRRVLREQDIDPFDVAAAYAHEIGLEVHAAYRVAGFRFPPPYDHFNWGNSVYERHPEWRGVNREGGLTPRLAYTYPEVRANVVGLLREMCRRPIDGVCLLYCRRPPLVEYEPPLVEEFKRRFGQDPRALDPLDPRWLHFRAEVLTQFMREVRQMLDETAAAQGRSEPFHVSAVVLSSDAENLENAIDLRQWVAQGLVDTIIPYTSEPNLDSTTPAWTDPASLRFFADLVRGTPVTLAPNVMPRHMPPGDLRRRAADIYDAGAEHMFFWDAAGGGGRAHYGAMWNALRRLGHREEIDAWRAAGEPNIDPPVAPLRTLGDWNLDYVTPG is encoded by the coding sequence ATGCGTGAGGGCATTGCCGATTGCGCGTTGACCGCGGAGTCGATCTACCTGACCGATCTGTCACGGTGCCGCCCGGCGGACGCGCTGTCGCCCACGCCCCAGCGCAAGCACTGGCGCACGCTCAGCTACACGGCCGGCGGCTTCGACGGCGTGATGCTCCTGGCGGGGCCGGAGACGGCGGCGCCGGATATCCACGTGCCGCTCGATGTCGACGGCTGGCATTCGGTATCGATCGGCGTGATGCCCGCGCGCACGGTCGAGGAAGGCGGCGGCCTCGAACTGGAGGTCCGACTGAGCGACGAGACCGTGCCCACGCTGCTGAAGCTGCCACCGGACCGCAGGACCCCCGAGTCGCTGGTCGAGATGTATTGGAAGGCCGCCGACCTGACCGGGCGCACGCTGGTCCTCGGCCAAGTCACGGCGCGGATGGCGCCCGGCGACGGACCCGGCTCCGTGCAGTGCGGGGCGGCGCGGGTGGCTTATGTCAAGCTGGTGCCGCTGGGCGCCTCCGAGATTGCCAGCGTCGAGGCGGACCACGCGCGGCGCGACACGCGGCGGTTGTTCGCACACCAGGACGCCAACGGTCCCCTGGGCCTCTGGCGCCTCACCTCGGCGCGCGACATCCAGCGCGAGATCGAGCCCTACCGCGACACCGACTTCTCACGGCTCTACTGGGAGGTCGGTCGCGGCGACTTGATGTTTTCCCACACCGAACTGGGGCGCGAAGCCACCTTCGACGGGTTGGGCGACTTCGCCCGAGTCTTCGACCGCTTGCACGTCGAGAGCCGCCGCGTGCTGCGCGAGCAGGACATCGATCCGTTCGACGTGGCGGCCGCGTACGCGCACGAGATCGGCCTGGAGGTGCACGCGGCCTACCGCGTGGCGGGATTCCGCTTTCCGCCGCCCTACGACCACTTCAACTGGGGCAACAGCGTCTACGAGCGCCACCCGGAGTGGCGCGGCGTCAACCGCGAGGGTGGGCTAACGCCTCGCCTGGCCTACACCTATCCCGAAGTGCGCGCGAACGTGGTCGGGCTATTACGCGAGATGTGCCGGCGCCCGATCGACGGCGTATGCCTGCTGTACTGCCGCCGTCCGCCGCTGGTCGAGTACGAGCCGCCCCTCGTCGAGGAATTCAAGCGGCGATTCGGTCAGGACCCTCGCGCGCTGGATCCCCTGGATCCGCGCTGGCTGCACTTTCGCGCCGAGGTCCTGACCCAGTTCATGCGCGAGGTGCGGCAAATGCTGGACGAGACCGCCGCCGCTCAGGGGCGTTCGGAACCGTTCCACGTGTCGGCGGTGGTGCTGAGCAGCGACGCCGAGAACCTGGAGAACGCCATCGACCTGCGTCAGTGGGTGGCGCAGGGCCTGGTCGACACGATCATTCCCTATACCTCCGAGCCGAACCTCGACAGCACGACGCCGGCCTGGACCGACCCGGCCTCGCTGCGGTTCTTCGCGGATCTCGTGCGGGGAACGCCGGTCACGCTGGCGCCGAACGTGATGCCGCGGCACATGCCCCCAGGCGACCTGCGCCGCCGGGCCGCGGACATCTATGACGCCGGGGCGGAGCACATGTTCTTCTGGGACGCGGCGGGCGGCGGTGGTCGGGCCCACTACGGCGCCATGTGGAACGCGTTGCGCCGACTGGGGCACCGCGAGGAAATCGACGCCTGGCGAGCCGCGGGCGAACCGAACATCGACCCGCCTGTCGCGCCGCTGCGAACCCTTGGCGACTGGAACCTGGACTACGTGACGCCGGGCTAA
- a CDS encoding alpha/beta hydrolase produces the protein MKGSLAAVWEIPKPLSVHPVQVDDDAVIMLRRHGNPDGPRLVLSHGNGLAIDLYYAFWSLLSRDFDLLVHDLRNHGWNNVGAQSDHRVGTFARDHDRIREAIGRRYGEKPTVGVFHSISALACLHAPSRGDGYSALVLFAPPLCNRGSKYRAFESRAKSTADMLRRRTQWFRSREELAELHTYLPYFRRAVPGVFELVARTTLKKSATGQGFELRCPAEFEAQIWDHASTYAVTVDFGAMRCPVKTVAADPAAEEPSDPSFDYGNADVDHEFIPDTTHFLQLEKPQECAVAVRRFLTQVGILENQLSP, from the coding sequence GTGAAAGGGTCTCTCGCAGCCGTCTGGGAGATTCCAAAGCCGTTGTCGGTTCATCCAGTCCAGGTGGACGACGACGCCGTGATCATGCTGCGACGCCACGGAAACCCGGATGGCCCCAGGCTGGTGCTGAGCCACGGTAACGGCCTTGCCATTGACCTCTACTATGCGTTTTGGTCGCTTCTGAGCCGCGATTTCGACTTGCTTGTCCACGACCTGCGGAATCACGGTTGGAACAACGTCGGCGCCCAGTCGGACCACCGCGTCGGCACCTTTGCACGAGACCACGACCGCATTCGTGAGGCGATCGGCCGTCGCTATGGCGAGAAACCGACCGTTGGCGTGTTTCACTCCATTTCAGCCCTGGCATGCCTTCATGCGCCGTCGCGGGGAGACGGCTACTCCGCCTTGGTGCTATTCGCCCCGCCCCTCTGCAACCGTGGCTCCAAGTACCGGGCGTTCGAATCGCGGGCAAAGAGCACAGCCGACATGCTCAGGCGGAGGACACAATGGTTCCGGTCCAGGGAAGAGCTGGCGGAACTTCATACCTATTTGCCCTATTTTCGGCGGGCCGTTCCGGGAGTCTTCGAACTTGTGGCAAGAACGACCCTCAAGAAGTCTGCGACCGGCCAGGGGTTTGAGCTCCGCTGTCCCGCCGAGTTCGAGGCGCAGATCTGGGACCATGCCTCAACGTATGCGGTGACCGTCGATTTCGGCGCCATGCGGTGTCCGGTCAAGACCGTAGCCGCAGACCCCGCCGCAGAGGAGCCGAGCGACCCGTCGTTCGACTACGGGAACGCGGACGTGGACCATGAGTTCATTCCCGACACGACACATTTCCTGCAACTCGAAAAACCGCAGGAGTGTGCGGTGGCCGTGCGGAGGTTTCTGACGCAGGTGGGAATCCTGGAGAATCAACTGTCTCCGTGA
- a CDS encoding phytanoyl-CoA dioxygenase family protein: MATPSNSVAQVPRLTTEQIAQFKRDGFLVLPAVLDLELCRQTREQMWELIAEHRPSMKRDDPATWLPFSDEEREGYERPEGGGDPYFGGGGHRLYIRNGAEELLLDLAPRAMFDIAEQLLGDGEVIWPNGLDETNTTIGPALLTEDHITSMEVHLGPESDKWLGKATRKTEQLRLPKTGPVWATAQGSRGLYCTLPNSPGGRVNKYPYAKVQPSARYPSAHAAEGMYESRRRLQIAAYFDDLPLGAGGLHLWPGSHQRIWDRWSAMHRGDIPSNDDWLSLRHSAGKFDGYVTPPISEIKEDTPVVDTHGPCGSVVLWHANMLHMAGQNTSSDIIRQATIYAYDKTEESLPDEVALAYPDGDLWRDWSDELRATETAS, from the coding sequence ATGGCAACGCCATCCAACAGCGTGGCGCAGGTTCCGCGGCTCACCACCGAGCAGATCGCCCAGTTCAAGCGCGACGGCTTCCTGGTCTTGCCGGCAGTGCTCGACTTAGAGCTCTGCCGCCAGACCCGCGAGCAGATGTGGGAGTTGATCGCCGAGCACCGACCCAGCATGAAGCGGGACGACCCCGCGACGTGGCTGCCCTTCTCCGACGAGGAGCGGGAAGGCTACGAGCGTCCCGAGGGCGGCGGCGACCCGTATTTCGGCGGCGGCGGCCACCGGCTCTACATTCGCAACGGCGCCGAAGAGCTGCTGCTCGACCTGGCGCCCCGCGCCATGTTCGACATCGCGGAGCAGTTGCTCGGCGACGGTGAGGTCATTTGGCCGAACGGTCTCGACGAGACCAACACCACCATCGGTCCGGCGCTCTTGACCGAGGACCACATCACCAGCATGGAGGTCCACCTGGGTCCGGAGTCCGACAAGTGGCTCGGCAAGGCCACGCGCAAGACCGAGCAGTTGCGCCTGCCAAAGACCGGTCCCGTCTGGGCCACCGCCCAGGGATCGCGCGGTCTCTATTGCACGCTGCCCAACAGTCCGGGCGGCCGCGTCAACAAGTACCCCTATGCCAAGGTCCAGCCGAGCGCCAGGTACCCCTCGGCTCACGCGGCGGAGGGCATGTACGAAAGCCGGCGGCGGCTCCAGATCGCGGCCTACTTCGACGACCTGCCGCTCGGCGCCGGCGGCCTCCACCTGTGGCCCGGCAGCCATCAGCGGATTTGGGACCGGTGGTCCGCGATGCACCGCGGCGACATCCCGTCCAACGACGACTGGCTGAGCCTGCGGCATTCCGCCGGCAAGTTCGACGGCTACGTCACGCCGCCGATCTCGGAAATCAAGGAGGACACGCCGGTCGTGGACACCCACGGACCCTGCGGCTCGGTGGTCCTCTGGCACGCCAACATGCTGCATATGGCGGGGCAGAACACCAGCAGCGACATCATCCGTCAGGCCACCATATACGCCTACGACAAGACCGAGGAGTCCCTCCCGGACGAGGTGGCGCTGGCCTACCCGGACGGCGACCTGTGGCGCGACTGGTCCGACGAGCTGCGCGCGACCGAAACGGCAAGCTAG
- a CDS encoding dihydrodipicolinate synthase family protein gives MNSRQSEIRERLRGPINSVPVAFSEDGRIDYAALTRMIDRSLDAGCGVVMLTWGNSLMSLLTDDEVTDVHAAVARDVAGRALTVACDNMWGLPKCVEFGRRVREMGFDLYMVRPPIAMPGTPESLAAYYTAVADEIPVMLVGDVPFATCEALASVPGVCAFKEDASLDYAHEMGMRWGDRWTVAGGGGLRRHHILASHEWCPAWLDYFVCSLPDPAFDYWAAIRANDLAIAWRLVTRWELPLRDYAAATTCGWDGLVRHALPELFGTAPRWRRSPAPNPSDAEMAALREFLEGLEWPLPNA, from the coding sequence GTGAATTCGCGGCAGTCCGAGATTCGCGAGCGGTTGCGCGGGCCGATCAACTCGGTCCCGGTGGCGTTCAGCGAAGACGGGCGGATCGACTACGCCGCGCTGACGCGCATGATCGATCGGTCGCTGGACGCGGGCTGCGGCGTGGTGATGCTCACCTGGGGCAACAGCCTCATGTCGCTGCTCACCGACGACGAGGTGACCGACGTGCATGCCGCAGTGGCGCGTGACGTGGCGGGCCGAGCCTTGACCGTGGCCTGCGACAACATGTGGGGGCTGCCGAAGTGCGTCGAGTTTGGACGCCGCGTGCGCGAGATGGGGTTCGACCTGTACATGGTGCGGCCCCCCATCGCCATGCCGGGCACGCCGGAATCGCTGGCCGCTTACTACACGGCGGTCGCCGACGAGATTCCGGTGATGCTGGTGGGCGACGTGCCGTTCGCCACCTGCGAAGCCCTCGCGTCCGTGCCGGGGGTCTGCGCCTTCAAGGAGGACGCGTCGCTTGACTACGCGCATGAGATGGGCATGCGCTGGGGCGACCGCTGGACGGTGGCCGGCGGCGGCGGCCTCAGGCGACACCATATCCTGGCGTCCCACGAGTGGTGCCCAGCGTGGCTCGACTACTTCGTGTGCAGTCTTCCTGACCCGGCGTTCGACTACTGGGCGGCCATTCGCGCGAACGATTTAGCGATTGCCTGGCGGCTCGTGACGCGCTGGGAGCTGCCGCTGCGCGACTATGCCGCGGCGACCACCTGCGGCTGGGACGGGCTGGTGCGGCACGCCCTGCCGGAGCTGTTCGGCACGGCGCCGCGCTGGCGCCGCTCGCCCGCGCCGAATCCGAGCGACGCGGAGATGGCGGCGCTGCGCGAATTCCTCGAAGGGCTGGAGTGGCCGCTGCCCAATGCGTGA
- a CDS encoding Gfo/Idh/MocA family oxidoreductase: MKSEDYAPEPPTGKQLKIGLVGCGAIANSAHLPAYRDFGYDVVACMDIDSGAVASTCSRWGVPRGSTKLDELLHDPEVEVVDLAVHANVRPEVLPKIAAAGKPILSQKPLALDWASAKQMVRSAEQAGVPLMVNQQARWAPAHRAIKVLVDRGVCGPLYSVAHVRRSWQDHSDRWWRHLKDFNLVDHGVHYIDLARYFTGRSPDAVSCATAVVPGQRAVSPLCHSLLMHFDGGDVLCTEHFNNIAPSPAAHSDTWYLDGVEGSIVGTQQWVEVSRKDAPDRRVRFPIEGRWFPDAFGGSMAEMMTAVTEGREPLTYGRDNLNSIKTAFAAVRSSEEGRTVRLGEFG, encoded by the coding sequence TTGAAATCTGAGGACTACGCGCCCGAGCCGCCCACCGGTAAGCAGCTCAAGATCGGCCTCGTGGGCTGCGGCGCCATCGCCAATTCGGCCCATCTGCCCGCCTACCGCGACTTCGGCTACGACGTAGTCGCCTGCATGGACATTGATTCCGGAGCGGTCGCATCGACCTGCAGTCGCTGGGGCGTTCCACGGGGCAGTACGAAGCTGGACGAGCTGCTCCACGATCCAGAGGTCGAGGTGGTGGACCTGGCCGTGCACGCCAACGTGCGGCCGGAGGTCCTCCCCAAGATCGCGGCGGCGGGCAAACCGATTCTCTCGCAGAAGCCTCTCGCCCTGGATTGGGCCTCCGCCAAGCAGATGGTCCGCAGCGCCGAGCAGGCAGGCGTGCCGCTGATGGTCAACCAGCAGGCCCGCTGGGCGCCGGCCCATCGGGCCATCAAGGTGCTGGTCGACCGCGGCGTCTGCGGCCCGCTCTACAGCGTGGCCCACGTGCGGAGGTCCTGGCAGGACCACTCGGACCGCTGGTGGCGCCACCTGAAGGACTTCAACCTCGTGGACCACGGCGTCCACTACATCGATCTGGCTCGCTATTTCACCGGGCGTTCGCCCGACGCCGTGAGCTGCGCGACCGCCGTGGTCCCGGGGCAGCGCGCGGTATCACCGCTGTGCCACTCGCTGCTCATGCACTTCGACGGCGGCGACGTGTTGTGCACCGAGCACTTCAACAACATCGCGCCCAGTCCGGCGGCTCACTCCGACACCTGGTACCTGGATGGGGTCGAGGGTTCGATCGTGGGTACGCAACAGTGGGTGGAGGTCTCCCGCAAGGACGCGCCCGACCGCCGGGTGCGTTTCCCAATCGAGGGCCGGTGGTTCCCGGACGCATTCGGCGGCAGCATGGCCGAGATGATGACCGCGGTCACGGAAGGCCGCGAGCCTCTGACCTACGGCCGCGACAATCTGAATTCGATCAAGACTGCCTTCGCCGCCGTCAGAAGCAGTGAGGAAGGCCGCACCGTACGACTAGGCGAGTTCGGCTAA
- a CDS encoding insulinase family protein, translated as MRPPLNLSAIISAVALFAVVLTACGDEVPPAPDPTPTATATPVAVAPTPTPTPEPTPTPTPEPTATPTPDPTPTPTPEPTPTPTPEPTPTPTPEPTPTPEPTPTPTPEPTPAVAVPSGPDAPLAFDPSVVRGTLSNGLVYYIRHNDEPRERAHISLIVKAGSILEEEDQRGLAHFVEHMAFNGTERFAKQEIVEYLESIGSNFGPDVNASTGFDVTQYFVEIPTDDLEILEKAFQILSDWAFAITFAPDEVELERGVILEEWRLFRGFGARFQDNWFPLIFGDSRYNERSPIGLPEVFENAPPERLVDFYQSWYRPDLMAVIAVGDFDTEAIEAKVRQYFAPPPEGEAGQAAAAIGPPTDRPRYGVPEHDEPRVNVFSDPEAPGTQMFLVRKLPPESGDDLAALRRIVVERLAFMMLNARLFERGQVDDPPYLGANALRGGFIQPVDLVQFAAWVEQDGVEAGFAALLEETQRARQHGFTESELAREKSNLLSEVERVYKERDQRESVNLSQEYADHFLNGTPVPGIEVEWALYQALLPEISLADVDAVAATWSEPGNTVLLVMRPEGSGDKSDEDLETELQARLASADTLEVDPYEDEVADVPLMATIPTAGSITSEEAIESIDAVKWTLSNGITVIAKQTDFKNDEIVFSAFSPGGHSLVDDADHVSATYAAAVVSGSGVGPHDNVALDKLLAGKRVSVSPYISELYEGFNGSSSPEDIETLFQLISLYATAPRLDPVYFSNFETSLRSSAETRADQPDAVFSDSLNTVFSQGHFRRRPLTLELLDELSLERAEAVYADRFADLGDATFVFVGAFDWETLRSLTETYVASLPTAGRVEQWRDVGVERPSGLEEHVVRIGIEPRSRTAVVFAGGMEWSRQEALTLTLVGEMLQIRLRESLREALGGTYSVGAITRVTRFPEPEFLLYAIFGSDPARADELFDAVFEEIAWLRDGGEQDYLDTAKELLRTPREEQLRDNSFWRGQIQAVVQRDGEFSGILDFEERLDAVTLEQVSAAARLYLTDDRYLRVLLLPEEG; from the coding sequence ATGCGGCCACCTCTGAACCTGTCGGCGATTATTTCCGCGGTCGCGCTGTTCGCGGTCGTGTTGACGGCCTGCGGCGACGAGGTTCCACCCGCCCCGGATCCGACGCCCACCGCCACCGCCACGCCCGTGGCCGTCGCACCAACGCCGACACCAACTCCTGAGCCCACGCCCACGCCGACACCCGAACCAACAGCCACGCCGACGCCGGACCCCACCCCAACACCAACGCCGGAGCCCACGCCCACGCCGACGCCTGAACCGACACCCACGCCCACGCCCGAGCCCACGCCTACCCCAGAGCCGACGCCAACGCCTACGCCTGAGCCCACGCCCGCGGTTGCCGTGCCTTCCGGCCCGGACGCGCCGCTGGCCTTCGATCCCAGCGTGGTTCGGGGCACCTTGAGCAACGGCCTGGTCTACTACATCCGGCACAACGACGAGCCGCGCGAGCGGGCTCACATCTCGCTGATCGTGAAGGCTGGTTCGATTCTCGAAGAAGAGGATCAGCGCGGGCTGGCGCACTTCGTCGAACACATGGCATTCAACGGCACCGAGCGCTTCGCCAAGCAGGAAATCGTCGAGTACCTGGAGTCCATCGGCAGCAATTTCGGACCCGACGTGAACGCGTCAACGGGATTCGACGTCACCCAGTATTTCGTCGAGATCCCCACTGACGATCTGGAGATTCTCGAGAAGGCGTTTCAGATTCTCAGCGACTGGGCCTTCGCTATCACCTTTGCGCCGGACGAAGTGGAGCTCGAGCGCGGCGTGATCCTGGAAGAGTGGCGCTTGTTTCGGGGGTTCGGCGCGCGTTTTCAGGACAACTGGTTTCCGCTGATTTTCGGCGACTCGCGCTATAACGAGCGCAGCCCCATTGGGCTGCCCGAAGTCTTTGAAAACGCTCCCCCAGAGCGGCTGGTGGACTTCTACCAGTCTTGGTATCGGCCTGACCTGATGGCCGTGATCGCCGTGGGCGACTTCGACACCGAGGCGATCGAAGCCAAGGTGCGGCAATACTTCGCGCCGCCGCCGGAGGGCGAGGCTGGCCAGGCGGCGGCCGCCATCGGACCGCCGACCGATCGGCCGCGATACGGCGTGCCCGAGCACGACGAGCCGCGGGTCAACGTGTTCAGCGACCCCGAGGCGCCCGGTACGCAGATGTTCCTGGTGCGAAAGCTCCCGCCCGAGTCGGGCGACGACCTGGCGGCGCTTCGGCGCATTGTGGTGGAGCGCCTGGCGTTCATGATGCTCAACGCCCGGCTATTCGAGCGCGGACAGGTCGATGATCCTCCCTATCTCGGGGCCAATGCCCTGCGGGGAGGATTCATCCAGCCGGTGGACCTGGTGCAGTTCGCGGCCTGGGTGGAGCAGGATGGCGTCGAGGCCGGGTTCGCGGCGCTGCTCGAAGAGACGCAGCGCGCTCGACAGCACGGGTTTACCGAAAGCGAATTGGCGCGTGAGAAGTCCAATCTGCTGAGCGAAGTTGAGCGTGTCTACAAGGAGCGAGATCAGCGGGAGTCGGTCAATCTTTCCCAGGAGTACGCCGATCACTTTTTGAACGGGACACCGGTTCCCGGGATCGAGGTTGAGTGGGCCCTCTACCAGGCGCTGCTGCCCGAGATTTCCCTGGCGGATGTCGACGCCGTGGCCGCAACCTGGAGCGAGCCCGGAAATACGGTGCTCCTGGTGATGCGACCCGAGGGAAGCGGCGACAAGTCGGACGAGGACTTGGAAACCGAGCTGCAGGCAAGGCTTGCGTCAGCCGACACGCTCGAGGTCGATCCCTACGAGGACGAGGTGGCCGACGTGCCGCTCATGGCCACCATCCCGACGGCGGGCAGCATTACCAGCGAAGAGGCCATCGAGTCCATCGATGCCGTCAAGTGGACGCTGTCCAACGGGATCACCGTGATCGCCAAGCAGACCGACTTCAAGAATGACGAAATCGTGTTTAGCGCCTTCAGTCCGGGCGGGCATTCACTGGTGGACGACGCCGACCACGTCTCCGCCACCTACGCGGCTGCCGTGGTTTCGGGCAGCGGTGTGGGGCCGCACGACAACGTGGCCCTGGACAAGCTGCTCGCCGGTAAGCGGGTTTCCGTTTCGCCCTACATCAGCGAGCTCTATGAGGGCTTCAACGGCAGCTCGTCGCCGGAAGACATCGAAACGCTGTTTCAGTTGATCAGCCTCTATGCCACCGCGCCCAGACTGGACCCGGTGTACTTCTCAAACTTCGAGACCAGCCTGCGCAGCTCCGCCGAGACCCGCGCCGACCAACCGGACGCGGTGTTCTCCGACTCGCTGAACACGGTGTTCAGTCAGGGTCACTTCCGCCGGCGCCCGCTCACTCTCGAGCTGCTGGACGAACTTAGCCTGGAACGCGCGGAAGCGGTCTACGCCGACCGGTTTGCGGACTTGGGCGACGCCACCTTCGTGTTCGTCGGCGCCTTCGACTGGGAAACCCTGCGTTCGTTGACGGAAACATATGTGGCCAGTCTGCCGACCGCTGGGCGCGTCGAGCAGTGGCGCGACGTAGGGGTCGAGCGACCGTCAGGGCTGGAGGAGCACGTCGTCCGCATCGGCATCGAGCCTCGGAGCCGGACGGCGGTGGTGTTCGCCGGCGGCATGGAGTGGAGCCGCCAGGAGGCGCTCACGCTCACGCTGGTGGGCGAGATGCTCCAGATCCGTCTGCGCGAGAGTTTGCGAGAGGCGCTCGGCGGCACCTACAGCGTCGGCGCGATCACCAGAGTCACCCGGTTTCCGGAACCGGAGTTCTTGCTCTATGCCATTTTCGGCAGCGACCCCGCCCGTGCGGACGAGCTCTTTGACGCGGTCTTCGAGGAGATCGCCTGGCTGCGCGACGGCGGCGAGCAAGACTACCTGGACACGGCCAAGGAACTGCTGCGTACGCCCCGCGAGGAGCAGCTGCGCGACAACAGCTTCTGGCGTGGCCAAATCCAGGCCGTCGTGCAGCGGGATGGGGAGTTCTCAGGGATCCTCGACTTCGAAGAACGGCTGGATGCCGTGACCTTGGAGCAGGTCTCAGCCGCGGCCCGGCTCTACCTCACCGACGACCGCTACCTGCGGGTGCTGCTGCTCCCCGAAGAGGGCTAG
- a CDS encoding sugar phosphate isomerase/epimerase — translation MKLACMTSVFAGDPIETAVVKIAEAGYRFVELSSVHCDYNTMTNALIDNVAHEISRTGLEVVAYYPADAEENWTRMPRMFEVASRLGASRVVAECANLSKARELEPLCQKFQIDLAIANQWPYPFGRPSDYSGLNGSVGSRIGAGPDTGWFAAGGQDPAELFDIAGDRIKVVHLKDVAAEGEYCPVDLGDGVAPLAPFMAGLAEQGFEGPLTVARDPGMRITFDIGIFGDATYEVHEEAVPDDEVMQSLRQARTWALEHGAVE, via the coding sequence ATGAAGCTGGCCTGCATGACCAGCGTGTTCGCCGGCGATCCCATCGAGACGGCCGTCGTCAAAATCGCCGAGGCCGGCTATCGCTTCGTGGAGCTATCTTCGGTCCATTGCGACTACAACACCATGACCAATGCACTGATCGACAACGTGGCGCACGAGATTTCCCGCACCGGCCTGGAGGTCGTGGCCTACTACCCGGCCGACGCCGAGGAGAACTGGACCCGCATGCCGCGCATGTTCGAGGTCGCGTCCCGGCTCGGAGCGAGCCGCGTGGTGGCGGAATGCGCCAATCTCAGCAAGGCCCGCGAGCTCGAGCCGCTGTGCCAGAAGTTCCAGATCGATCTCGCCATCGCCAACCAGTGGCCCTACCCCTTCGGCCGCCCGTCGGACTACTCGGGGCTGAACGGCTCGGTCGGTTCGCGCATCGGCGCGGGTCCGGACACCGGATGGTTCGCGGCGGGCGGTCAGGACCCCGCCGAGCTGTTTGATATTGCCGGCGACCGCATCAAGGTGGTGCACCTCAAGGACGTGGCCGCGGAGGGCGAATACTGCCCGGTGGACCTGGGCGACGGCGTCGCCCCGTTGGCGCCGTTCATGGCGGGTCTCGCCGAGCAGGGTTTCGAAGGCCCACTGACCGTCGCGCGCGATCCCGGCATGCGTATCACGTTCGATATCGGGATCTTCGGCGACGCCACCTATGAAGTGCACGAGGAAGCCGTGCCGGACGACGAGGTCATGCAATCGCTGCGCCAGGCGCGGACCTGGGCGTTGGAGCACGGCGCGGTCGAGTAG